Proteins co-encoded in one Pseudochaenichthys georgianus unplaced genomic scaffold, fPseGeo1.2 scaffold_519_arrow_ctg1, whole genome shotgun sequence genomic window:
- the LOC117442984 gene encoding E3 ubiquitin-protein ligase TRIM35-like: protein MASRLEEGFCCSVCHGVFKDPVVLSCSHSFCRDCLQSWWAGKVIKECPLCKRRSSRSEPPSNLVLKNLCESFLQERGQRPPEALCSLHSERLKLFCLDHQQPVCVVCRDSRTHSDHSFRPIDEAAQDLREELQTSLKPFQEKLKTFKEVKVKCAHTAGYMKLQAQRTETQIKEQFQKLHQFLEEEEEARMAALREEEKQKRRKMKEKMEAVSREIAALSHTVRATEEELRAEDVSFLLNYKAAVERLQRPLLEDPQLPSGALIDQAKHLGNLSFNIWSKMKDMVSCYPVVLDPNTAGPTLVLSEDLTSVRAGETGRRPYCFERSDHFSIVLGSEGFSSGTHSWDVQVGDYTAWGLGVLAESVKWQEDIAPGLWRIRPDGGEYSALSPSHPEAPLPVQRQLRRVRVRLDWDGGTLSFSDPDTNTHIHTFTHTFTERLFPYIYNDDTLPLQMLPMAVSVRVEQQE from the coding sequence ATGGCTTCCAGATTGGAGGAAGGTTTCTGCTGCTCCGTCTGCCATGGAGTCTTTAAAGATCCTGTCGTCCTGTCCTGCAGCCACAGCTTCTGTAGAGACTGTCTGCAGAGCTGGTGGGCGGGGAAAGTGATCAAAGAGTGTCCACTTTGTAAGAGACGATCTTCACGGTCAGAGCCTCCTTCCAACCTGGTGCTGAAGAACCTGTGTGAGAGTTTCCTCCAGGAGAGAGGTCAGAGACCTCCAGAGGCGCTCTGCAGTCTGCACTCTGAGAGACTGAAACTCTTCTGTCTGGACCACCAGCAGCCAGTGTGTGTCGTCTGCAGAGATTCAAGAACACACAGCGACCACAGCTTCAGACCCATCGACGAAGCGGCTCAGGATCTCAGAGAGGAGCTCCAGACATCTCTGAAGCCCTTTCAGGAGAAGTTAAAGACTTTTAAAGAAGTTAAAGTGAAGTGTGCTCACACAGCAGGATACATGAAGCTCCAGGCTCAACGCACAGAGACGCAGATTAAGGAGCAGTTTCAGAAGCTTCACCAGTTtctagaagaggaagaggaggccagGATGGCTGCACTGAGGGAGGAAGAGAagcagaagaggaggaagatgaaGGAGAAGATGGAGGCTGTGAGCAGAGAGATAGCAGCTCTTTCTCACACAGtcagagccacagaggaggagCTGAGAGCTGAAGACGTCTCCTTCCTGCTCAACtacaaggctgcagtggagaggctgcagcgccccctgctggaggATCCACAGCTGCCCTCAGGAGCTCTGATCGACCAGGCCAAACACCTGGGCAACCTCAGCTTCAACATCTGGAGCAAGAtgaaggacatggtgtcctgcTACCCTGTGGTCCTGGACCCAAACACTGCCGGTCCAACGCTCGTCCTGTCTGAAGATCTGACCTCTGTGAGAGCAGGAGAGACAGGGCGACGTCCTTATTGTTTTGAGAGATCTGATCATTTTTCAATTGTCCTGGGCTCCGAGGGCTTCAGCTCAGGGACTCACAGCTGGGACGTCCAGGTCGGAGACTATACGGCCTGGGGACTGGGAGTGTTAGCGGAGTCTGTCAAGTGGCAGGAAGATATAGCGCCTGGATTATGGAGGATACGTCCTGATGGTGGTGAATACTCGGCGCTCTCCCCGTCACATCCAGAAGCCCCTCTCCCAGTTCAGAGGCAGCTCCGGAGGGTCCGAGTGAGGCTGGACTGGGACGGAGGCACGCTGTCGTTCTCTGATCCcgacacgaacacacacatacacaccttcacacacactttcaccgAGAGGCTGTTTCCATACATTTACAATGACGATACTCTCCCACTGCAGATGTTACCAATGGCGGTCTCAGTGAGGGTAGAACAACAGgaatag